In Pirellula sp. SH-Sr6A, the DNA window TGCCTTCATAGTAGAACAAACGGTTGTGCCGAGGTTCTACAAAGACTGCGGGTGTCTCCTGGTGCCTTGCCGCATGGACTTTGTTTCCTGTGTACTCGAAGGCATAGCGGATGCGAACCACCGGGCCTGTCAGATCGATCGTTTGCTCCATGATGCACTCCGTGAGCAGTTCCCCCGTTGCCCAGTGCCTGGGAGTGGTCTTGGTGTAGATCTCGTGATCTGTCGACCGGAATTCCAACAACTTGGATGCCGCTCCTCGATAGTCTCCTCCTTGGACGGGATTGTAACGCCAGGGTTGTTTCACCCACTTCGAGCCGTCCTCGACGCCATAGTACGATTGCTGTACCAGTCGACCGTGGTCGTAGTGGTTGAGGACGTTGTCTTTGGTGCCGCGATCCGACAAATAAGCCATGGCTCCGCCGTGGGATCGAAGCACACCAACTTTGATTTGGTGGTTTTCGACGTACACCCAGTCCTTGTCAGAACCTCCCGTTGCGACTTCTTGACCGACGACGCTTGTCGTGGCAAGCATCCAGAGCGTGAAGTGCAAAAGCATGGAACATGGAGCATTAGGCATTTAGGTGAGATCGACGTGGGGACGGAGGAAGACGGGGGATCGCGGCGAAAGGGAATACCGGGATGCAAACAAAATGGCATCGCTACAAGACAGACGGGAGCGATATGGCAAACCAAACGATCGGTAGGTGATTACCCTATTGCCTTTCGTGGGTGACACAAGTGCATCACCGCGAACATCAAAGTAATGCAGCGAGTCACTTCCCAAAATGTGTGGGTTGTTCCACACATTCGCCGAAAGCTTAGCCACGACAGGTTTGCGAATCCCTGCCACCATACCTAGTGGAGTCTATTGAATCGTACCTCAATCGATGAGGCCACGTTTGAAGGCGTCGGCGATGGATTCTTCGATGCCGATAGTCCACTTGCGTCCATCGGTTTCTAGCTCGATGAAGTTCGCGCCGACCTCCAGCACTTTCCCGCGTATTTCACCAAGCTTCAATTCATCACCTTTGCGAAGCTTGTGGGTCTTTCCTTCAATTAATGAATGGACCCAAGCCTCGGTTCCTTGCCGACCTGCTACCAATGCGGTGACTTTCGCCTGCGAAGCAATGTCGAATTTCGCTGGTTCGATGCGAGGTGGGGGTGGGGGCGCAACGCGAATGGTGAGCAGTTGGGATGCGGACTTCGCTGGCAAACCGGAGTCGGTCGCGACGACTTTCAGCTTGTATTCTCCCAAGTCGCGTCCTGTCCAATTGATCTTTCCCGAAGCAGGATCGATGGTGAGCCCCTCGGGCGCGTCTCCATCGATCGTGTAGCTCAACGATTGATTTGGATCTGGATCCTTGGCATCGACGCTGTAGTCGACGCGCAGTCCTTGGAAAGCGTCTACCGTTCGGGTTGCAGCTAGTGCCGGCGGCTGATTGGGTGGTGAGAAAATGTTGCGATAAAGAATGGACTTGTTGAAGTCATCCAGGGATTTTGCGACCAAGCTTGGATCGGATTGAAGAGGAAGTTGATTGTCCTTTGCAGTCGGGATCGAAAGGACTTCGCAGTCCATGACGATCGCGAGCATGTCGGGATTCTTGTCTCGTTGTGTTCCCAATGGTCGAAGGTCCAAACGATTGATGCGATGCAAGAAAGGTTTGCTGTAGAACTCGTGCAGCAGGTGCGTGACGTGAGCCAGAGTGCCGTTGCCTCGCAATTGAAATTTGTGCGATTGGAATCCGTCCTTATCTCGAGCCTCCGCGGATGACGTGGCGGTATGTGTCGGATCGATTAACTTCACCTTGGTCGCCAATTCGATCAACCATCGATCGTACTCAGCCCTCGCGAGCTCGCGGCTCTTCGATGCTGATCGCGGCGTCACTTTTGTAATGCGTTGTGAAGCGACGAGTCCTTTCTGAATTTCCAGATCTTGGGCCTCTTTCTTCTTGGTCAACGTATCGATTTCCGATTTCTTGATGTCAAAACCGGATTGGATGCTCGACCAGACCATCTGACCGACGAAGAGGACGCCGATAACGCCAATGCCCGCTGCTAGAAGTTTCTCTCGTTGGTTCATGCTTAGTTGCCCTCCTCGGAAGTGGGGGATTTCTCGCCTGCGCTGGGAGGTGGGGTGGGAGCTGCCGATCCTTCGTTCGGGGCAGGATTTGGATTGGGATTTGTGTTGGGAGCTGATTGCCCCTCACCAACATTGGGGGGGGAAGTGGTTGTGGAAGGCGCCCCAACCGTTACGTTTGGAGTGGGGGAGGGAGTTACAGGGGAGGCATCACTCGCATTGTTGGCGGGCGTAGTGCTCTCTGTTGCGACGGGGGTGGGGGATGGATTTGGCGAGAGAGCCCCGGTGGGAGTCGGGTCACTCTTCGTATTGCTCTCCGAGGTCGGTGCCGTCCGAGTCTCAGGAATCGGAACAGACTTCCATTTCCGCGGATCTTCGACTTTTCGTCCAGCGAGACGGATGGTGAGATCGGAGGACCACGGGTACTTGCTGGTTCGATCTGGATTCTTAGCGATGCCCGTAGCATTGATCTCGTGATCCGGATCACGCAAGGCGGCTTGCATTTCCGGTGCATCTTCACTTTCTTGGAAGATGAACTTTGACGAGACAGCTGCGTTGGTTCCCTTGGCGTCTAGCGAGAAGGTAGCCGATCCAAACATGGCTTGATCGGCCGGGAGTGATTTTTTGGACAAGTACTCCAGCTCTTCGAGCCAAGAGTAATTGCCGGCGAGGAAGGCCTCGATCTTCCTCCATTCGTTCTCCTTCTGCGTTGCCAGCTTCACCGCCCCTTCATTCTGCTTGATGGAATCGTTGAGAGCGATGATCTGTTGGTCGAGATCGGCATGAGACGCGAAATACGAGTAGAGGCCGAGTCCGACGACCAGTGCGGCGGCAGCACCAGCCAAGCTGTAAGTAAGGACTGGGACCTTCTTTTCTATCCGTTTGCGAGGGTGTCGGAAGTCGATCAGATGCTCGTGGTAACTGGGAGCAAACAATGCACCAATGGCTGCCGCGTACTTGCCGGACTCATGTCCTGATTCCCCTTTCGCTTTCGCCGATACGTCCGCCAGTTCGAATGGATCGAGGCTGCTTACTGGGAGCGACAAGCTGTCGGTAAGGATTCGGCACAAAGCTTCACGAGCCGAGAGGGATCCCCACACTATGACTTGGGTGACACTTAAGTTGGAGAACTGCGATGCGGCCGAGAGAAGTGTTCGCTTGATTTCGGAACTGATTGTTTTGTTTCGAGACCCTTCGTCTTGATCCGCATCGAAGCGAATGGTTCGCATGAAGACAACATTCTTGCCATCCACGATCGCCATATCCGCTTCTTGCTGAAGCAAATCGACGAACAAGGTGACTTGATTGGCGAGTTCCGGCCTCTTAAGAAGGGCTACCGTACTGGCGACCATCGGGCGCAGGACCAACTGCGAAAACTTAAGTCCGTTATCCTCGAGAATCTTCTCCAACCGTTCGATGCGGGCCGGATTGACCGAAGCGGCGAGCACCTCCGTCATACCATCCGGGGTTAAGCCGAGCGTGACGAAATCGATCGGCCAATTGTCACCGACGCTGGCAAACTGTCTTTGCGCGGCGAATCGGACCATGTCCGGCATTTCGTTCTTATCGACAGTGGGGACATGGACGGCTCGAAGTTCGACGTTGCTGCGCGCGACGCAAACGATGGCGTTTCCGGCTCGAATGTTTCCTTTTTTGAGGAGCAGTTGAAGGGCCGCAAGGGTTTTCGGACTCTCCAAAAAATCTTCATTGGGCCCGAGATCGAGCGGGGCCGAAAGTACTTGCTCGACCGAAACCCCTGTGAGGCCGCTCGTGCCAACCGCGATCCGCATTTCCTTTGGATCGCAGTCAATGGTGATGGTCTTGGACATTCGTCTTGAGGTGTTAAGGGAAGTGTCGATTAGGTTTTATTGAGGGACGACCAAGCCCATGGCTCGCTGTCCCAAAGTTGTTTGGCTAAAGCCCCGCCCTAAGTGATCCAGTTTGCGATAGAGCAGAACAGTGGGGACTTGGGTGCTGGCGTCGATGATGGCTTCCGTGCGGGCATATCGTGCGGACTGTTCGAAGTAGCCCACACTTTGTACACGCATGCAATCACCACCGGCTGTGATCAAGGGTGCGATCGTTTTCATCTGTTGAAGGGTGATAATTCCTTCGACCAACGGCCAAGTCTCGTACTTGCGATTGTCGGTATCGGAGGACATTCCGCGAGCCTCCAACAGCGCGTCCAAAATCTCCGTAGTCATTCCGGGCAAACCTCGGAGGATCTCGCGCGGCGCCTCATTTATATTAATTCGCCCTGGGAGGGTCGTCGCAGTTACAGCCGTCAGTTTCTCCATAATCATGGGCATGTATATCGCCATGGCGACGGGCTGGTTCACCAGGGGAGACGTAAACGTGACTTGCTCGCCGTTCAATTGGGCGGTGAACTCGGCGCCGACCAAATCCAGGACTTGACGAACACGTCCGGCGGGTGGGTTTGCCGTATCGATTCCGATCGACTCGAAGTATTCGGCTTTCCATTCCATCCGTTTCCCGCCGTTATTTCCGCCTGGGTTTCCAACGATTATTCCACCGCCAGGGCCCATTCCTCCGCCATTGCCCATGCCCCGACCGGGTCCGCCATTGTTTCCACCGTTATTTCCGCCACGGCCACCGTTGTCGCCGCCGTTGTTTCCACCCCGGCCACCGTTGTCGCCGCCGCGTCCTCCGTCACGACCGCCGTTCCGGCCGCCGCCAGGCCCTTGCCCGGGTTGACCGGGTCCGCCTTGTCCTGGTCCACGACCGCCACCTTGCAAGCCTCCCTGTCCGCCCTGTCCGCTGGGGCCACCTTGTCCACCAGGCTGCCCTGGTCTTCCGCCTTGGAATCCGCCCCGCCCACCTTGTTGCAAGAACGAGGTCAACATGAGAGGTTGCTGCAATATCAAGGGGAGGGTTTCCATAACAATCTGAGAACGGCCTCCTCGCCCTCCTGGAGCTCCACCGCCTCGCGGGAATCCTCCACCGGGATTCCCGCCTGGGCCCCCTCCGGGGCCGCCTGGGCCAAATCCGCCTCCCGGCCCCCCGGGACCGCCAGGTCCACGATTTCCGCCGCCTTGACCACCGGGGCCACCTTGCCCTCTAGGCCCGCCTTGACCACCCTGTCCGTCTTGGCCACCATTGTTTCCGCGTCCACCGCTGGGGCCTCCGCCAGGTCCGCCTCCTTGTCCGGGCACTCCAATGACGCCCGCACCTCCCGTTCCAGCTTGCCCTGCCCCCTGTTGGTTCTGCATATACCGATAAGCCAGGATGAAGCTGGAGAGCTCCGGTCCGACCGCTGCTTCTAGATCCGTTTGAAGGGTCGCGATGTCGGTATTGTTGATGTTGATCTTGGGAGATCCATCGGACATGGTGTTCCGCTCTTTGGAATACAGCGTCAAGTAAACGGCCCAACCTAAGTCCGGAGTCTCGGTCTCGGTTTCCTCATCGCTACCGCTGACATAATCCGGGGATTCTCCCAGTTGCGACAAGGCAGACTCCTCGGCAGGGTCGAGGACTCCGTTTCGATTTTGGTCCAAACCGAACAGCAAGTCCGGAGTAACGCCTCGAACCAGCAGCAGTTGCTCGATGGACTGCAGCGGGCCGTTTACGGGTGCATAAGGGGTGGAGAGAGTCATGTAATAGTCCCGCTCCGCACCGTATTCTCGCGGTTCGTCGTCTTCATCCACGAAATCTAAGATGGCATCGGCGACATCTTCGGTCATGCCGGGCAAGGCCATGAGCAATTCGCGTCCTACGCCGCCAGCAGCTGATTGGCCCGTCCCGCCCCCGGAGCCACTGCCGCCCGATAAACCACCTGATGCACCGGAGATCGCACTTCCTCCCATTCCACCACTTGCTCTACCTCCACCTGTTCCGCTTCCTGCAGCACCTGCACCTCCAGCAGACCCTCCTGCGCCACCACCGCCTGCACCGTTAGCCCCTCCTCCGCCAGATCCGCCAGCACCTCCCACCCCGCCTGCACCACCTCCGCCGAGACCTCCGCCCGGCGCCCCTCCCAATCCGAGGCTGGAAAGGTCTTGGCCCATGGCCTGCTGAGCGATCTGTTGGACGCTGAACTGCTTATCGATGATGGGGAGGACATTCACATTGAGTCGGGCTGATTCATTGTGAAGCCCGAATCGAACGCCCGCATAGTACCCTTCTTCGTCCAAATCGGGCGCAACGAGGGAATAGTTGCAAACGTTCATTTCCCCCTTCCCTTGAAAGACCGAAATGGCTTGGAAATAGTCGGGATTGCTGTAGGTACCACCTGCTTCTATTCGCTGGTCGCGCGTGTACGAAAGGAACAATCTCGCTGCGTCGATACCGGAATCGGCTGCGTAACGCGCTTGCACTGCTTCCCCAGCCAGGATGGATTCCTCGTGCCCGGTTAGCATGGAGCGGGAGTAAGCCAATGCACCAAGCGAAATGGCCGAAACGACGAGCAAAACCAACAGCAAAATAAAGCCGCGCCGCTTCGACTGCGAAGCGTGATTGGCCTTCCTTTTTCTGATCGAAGTTTTTTTAGAACGTCTCATCGTTTCATTCCTCCTTAAAAGCCCATTGAACTTGTTCCACTGCCCGACGCTTGAGGAGCGGATAGCAAATGGGCACCCGGGATGATCGCGTTGATGGAATACACATCGACGCCGAACTCCCGCATGGTTTCTGGTGTGATCGAAGACATCATTACACCTGGTTCCATCGGATTGGTTCGGGCCTTGCCCTCACGCTGCA includes these proteins:
- a CDS encoding cadherin repeat domain-containing protein, with the translated sequence MNQREKLLAAGIGVIGVLFVGQMVWSSIQSGFDIKKSEIDTLTKKKEAQDLEIQKGLVASQRITKVTPRSASKSRELARAEYDRWLIELATKVKLIDPTHTATSSAEARDKDGFQSHKFQLRGNGTLAHVTHLLHEFYSKPFLHRINRLDLRPLGTQRDKNPDMLAIVMDCEVLSIPTAKDNQLPLQSDPSLVAKSLDDFNKSILYRNIFSPPNQPPALAATRTVDAFQGLRVDYSVDAKDPDPNQSLSYTIDGDAPEGLTIDPASGKINWTGRDLGEYKLKVVATDSGLPAKSASQLLTIRVAPPPPPRIEPAKFDIASQAKVTALVAGRQGTEAWVHSLIEGKTHKLRKGDELKLGEIRGKVLEVGANFIELETDGRKWTIGIEESIADAFKRGLID
- a CDS encoding type II secretion system protein GspK, translating into MRRSKKTSIRKRKANHASQSKRRGFILLLVLLVVSAISLGALAYSRSMLTGHEESILAGEAVQARYAADSGIDAARLFLSYTRDQRIEAGGTYSNPDYFQAISVFQGKGEMNVCNYSLVAPDLDEEGYYAGVRFGLHNESARLNVNVLPIIDKQFSVQQIAQQAMGQDLSSLGLGGAPGGGLGGGGAGGVGGAGGSGGGGANGAGGGGAGGSAGGAGAAGSGTGGGRASGGMGGSAISGASGGLSGGSGSGGGTGQSAAGGVGRELLMALPGMTEDVADAILDFVDEDDEPREYGAERDYYMTLSTPYAPVNGPLQSIEQLLLVRGVTPDLLFGLDQNRNGVLDPAEESALSQLGESPDYVSGSDEETETETPDLGWAVYLTLYSKERNTMSDGSPKININNTDIATLQTDLEAAVGPELSSFILAYRYMQNQQGAGQAGTGGAGVIGVPGQGGGPGGGPSGGRGNNGGQDGQGGQGGPRGQGGPGGQGGGNRGPGGPGGPGGGFGPGGPGGGPGGNPGGGFPRGGGAPGGRGGRSQIVMETLPLILQQPLMLTSFLQQGGRGGFQGGRPGQPGGQGGPSGQGGQGGLQGGGRGPGQGGPGQPGQGPGGGRNGGRDGGRGGDNGGRGGNNGGDNGGRGGNNGGNNGGPGRGMGNGGGMGPGGGIIVGNPGGNNGGKRMEWKAEYFESIGIDTANPPAGRVRQVLDLVGAEFTAQLNGEQVTFTSPLVNQPVAMAIYMPMIMEKLTAVTATTLPGRININEAPREILRGLPGMTTEILDALLEARGMSSDTDNRKYETWPLVEGIITLQQMKTIAPLITAGGDCMRVQSVGYFEQSARYARTEAIIDASTQVPTVLLYRKLDHLGRGFSQTTLGQRAMGLVVPQ